GCATCCTTGCAACACAATCTACAGCTAGCTCAAACACTAGCTCACAACTAATCCTAGCAGCCTCCTACAAATAATTCCCATCCAAAGTTTGGATTCTTCTGCTCCGACTCAAGTACAACAAGTAAGCGGTCGGATACGACAGAGAAAGCTTGATGGACAAAGAAAATACTTCATCTTTTTcttactcaaaaaaaaaaaaagagaaaaaaaagcaagatacaaacaaatgtaaacctgcaagacattaaaaacattgtcaCTTAGTTTTAACACATCTACctaaaatacacattaaaagcaatttccatatttatttttgagataTTTCGTACACTGCAATAACATTCTGAAAAACATCTTTTACTTATCGGCAACTAatttcctttgttctttttatccATTCACATATCTCAGGGTTCATCATTCACCTTGATGATGCATCTTTTTAAAAGACTGCCTAAAAGATGAGTTtggagtattaaaaaaaaaaaaaaaaacagacatgcGTATCTTAAGAAAAGATATGTAAGGCAGCCGAGAGAATGcgtcaagaaaaaaacaaaaaaaaaaacgataaCGGAAACTTTTAAAGGTAACTCcgaggaggaagaaggaaagGGAGTCCTACGCACCGTCATCCAGAGTTTTCCCTCCCTGTATGGATTATGTCTCTGGAATTCTCACAGTTCATGTTTGTCTCAAACACAGAGCAGAGGTTTTCTACCTGTGTGCCCTCTGATGGTGGTGTCCAAATTCAGGGACTGCGTAACTCCGACAGTCTACCGGTCGACGTGAGCTGGCTCCTCCGTTTACCTTCGTTTAAAGTAAATGGCGGCTGTGGAGCCTTCAGGTTTATCTCTGCCCGTCCCTCTGTGTGCGCCGTGTCACACAGGAACAGGGACAGGGCTAAACACAAACTAGTAAAAATGAATCTTGCGTTTGTATTAcctctttatcttttttattatttaaattattgaattaaattgtttttttttgtttgtttgttttttttaccgtaatattaaaaacaacgCAAATGACAAAAGCTTTAACAATACGACCGCTTTaggcttttcatttttctaccGCCAGATATTAGTATATTTAAAACCGTATTCCTCTCCCGCTCTCATTTCCTGCTAAGGCCACCATTGTCAGAACAATGAATCTTGGGATTGGGTGGTCTGCGAAGGATTCGCTGGGCCCGTCCTTCAAATCTGGAGACTTTGAGTTTGGACAATTCTTCGTCACATCTTTCAGATGTAATCAGTCTTTTAAGTGCGGCCTTAGACGGATGCAGCCCCTGAATTTGGACACACCCATTGTGTGATTCGTCAGAGATATGAATATGGCGCTGTTAATGCAGAAGAGCTGTCGTTCCAGCGTggaaattatgcaaatgagTTTTTCCACAAACCACAAAACTGACTTGGTAAGAACTAACATTGTTCTGTTTCTTGATTCTTGCAGACCTTAGAAATAGAGTGCACGGAACATTTGCTCTCCTGGTTTAAGGTTTACGCAGTTTTGTAAACCGAACATGTCAACTTCTGAATAAGTGGAGTTTCACAGAGCTCTTCGTATTTCTTTCTAGCCGGCACAAAGAGGCTTTCGTACGAAAGTACGAGGCAGGAGACGAGAAGCGAAGTGCcttctgttaaacaaaaaagtgcttttcttgagaaacgacaacaaaaaaagttaatcatTTCTAACgtatttctttcatgttttgctccaaaatcagacaaattCTCGTGTCATTTTTGTATTACTTGAAGagcacttttgtttttggaggTTGGGGTTGTTTTGCGGGTCTGGCTAAGTCACCTCATGGAAGAAACTACCGTTCATCTCTTTCCCCCACTGAGCTCTCTCCTCTCCGAATTAATCACCATGATTCAGAGTTTTAGCACGGGTGGTTCAAAACTCAACATATGAAACATCCTACCATGTTCTTACATttggggggagggagggggaagaacaataaagtaaaaacaaaatttccacTTCAAACTATATTTTTCTGGGTCACAACAAGACAGATAATCTCCACTAAAAatgatctttgtttttttttttctttttatattattactttaAGTATGCAGTACCACGCCTTTAGGCCTACTGATCCTGCCCTCTATTCTACTTAAAAGGGGGAAGATAAAAGGGgaagtaaatgaaaaacaaaaaaaacatgggtTAATACATTGTTATATCTATAGGATAAGGGGGGAAAAGCCCAAATAAAAGCTGCTTCAACTTCTTttcttatgttttcttttttgctcaaAGGGGTTTCAACTTCCTTTTAAGGCTCAATCAAAAGTTTTTGTGCGCACTTTCATTTAAGGCTTCTAAGTgttcatttacatatttatttttaaacttaattcTCCAACTTTTCCATCAGGCCTTGTTCATAGTGACCTGAAATATCCAAGCTGAGCTGGTGCTGGTGTGGAGGAGGCCACCTTGGCAGGGAAGAGGCTGCCTCTGTCACTGGAAGGCCTGGTGAAAGCGAGGCAACGTGGTGTTACTAAGGCTGGAGCTGAACACTGGTGGAAGGGGGTGCAGGGATCCAAGGCCTAGACCCCCGCTGGAGCTCTGCTGCTCCTGAGGTTGCGGTTGCAAAGAGGTAAGAGGTGCCGCGGCGACGGCGGCTGCTGCCGCGGCGACGGCGGCGGCATGGGGCTCGGCGGCGTGCagagatgaagaggaagaggaagaagtggaggaGGTCACAGATGAGGTGTACCCCATAACCAGTCCTCCTGTGCTCATGGGGGCACTGTAGGGAGGAAGGTTTAGGGGCAGGAAACCCAGCAGGTGGGAAAAATCCATGTTAGCAGCACACAGAGACTCAGCGATCACTGCAGGGCTCTTGGACAGGAGGGGATCCCCACAAAGGTCATCGGCCAAGCCTGAAGTGGGCTCCAATCCGTCCTTGGGGGGTGAGGCAGCAGCATGGGGCTCTGCAGAGGGAACCGGGCCTGGTAGACCACTTTGCAGATCCATGAGAAAACTCTCCATCTCTACTTTCAAGGGCTTGTCCAGCAGGTATGAGGTAGATCCCAGCTGGTATTTGGGTGCTGGCTGgggctggtgctgctgctggggaGCCGCAGGCTGGTGGTGCGGGGGCGTTGGAGGGGAatggtgatgatggtggtggtggtggtggtggtggtggtgatgggaGTGTGGATGAATAGATGCGGTGGATTCCATATGACAGCCCATGCCCATAGCTGCAGACAAGGAATTGGGCATTAGGGAAGGATGTGGGGGACCCACACCAGAATTAGACATGGCCTGGAGATGGTGAGGGTTATACATGCTCATGGGAAACGGTGCCCCGCTGGGGAATGATTTTCCCATCATGGGGTCTTTGTTGGGCCCCATGCCGCACATCATAGGGCT
The genomic region above belongs to Xiphophorus maculatus strain JP 163 A chromosome 1, X_maculatus-5.0-male, whole genome shotgun sequence and contains:
- the plagl2 gene encoding zinc finger protein PLAGL2 translates to MAAAAADASHCITALTPEEEGRRTAAKLFGSAAPLPRTERERDRGKEREEEGEKVGRASGNECLVCGALFVTQEKLRLHTSSHTGEKPFHCSQPHCPKAFSSKYKLFRHMATHSPQKTHQCSFCEKMFHRKDHLKNHLQTHDPNKEAFKCEECGKHYNTKLGYKRHVAMHSATAGDLTCKVCMQSYESTPVLLEHLKSHSGKSSGGAKEKKHPCDHCDRRFYTRKDVRRHMVVHTGRKDFLCQYCAQRFGRKDHLTRHVKKSHSQELLKIKTEPPDMLGLLTTGSPPCSVKEELSPMMCGMGPNKDPMMGKSFPSGAPFPMSMYNPHHLQAMSNSGVGPPHPSLMPNSLSAAMGMGCHMESTASIHPHSHHHHHHHHHHHHHHSPPTPPHHQPAAPQQQHQPQPAPKYQLGSTSYLLDKPLKVEMESFLMDLQSGLPGPVPSAEPHAAASPPKDGLEPTSGLADDLCGDPLLSKSPAVIAESLCAANMDFSHLLGFLPLNLPPYSAPMSTGGLVMGYTSSVTSSTSSSSSSSLHAAEPHAAAVAAAAAAVAAAPLTSLQPQPQEQQSSSGGLGLGSLHPLPPVFSSSLSNTTLPRFHQAFQ